CAATGTAATAAATATGATTGACAACTGGCCTTCCTTAAAAATATCTAGATCCACGCCTtatacaaaataaattccagatataAGAGAGACCTAAAGTACACAACCAAATTTAAACCAGTTAAAAGTGTAGACAAAAATCATAATGTCCTCAGAGTAGAGAAGAATTTCCCGAACAAAACATAACAACACAAGTTTTGAAGGAGGACTGATACATTTGATTCCATGAAAACTATATAGTAAAAGACATAAGAAGCAAAGTTAAGGTCAAAAGGCAAGCAGTAATTGGCTCCTAAAACGGAGCATATGCATGTCCTATGACCAGCAGCTCCTCTTGGTATATGCCCAAGAAAAgtgcatatgtatattcattaaaAGGCATAAGTGTgctcataacagcactatttgtAATACCCCCAAATGggaaaacccaaatgtccatcaacagcagaatgaataaattgtagtatattcatacaTTGGAACCCGGTACATAAAGGAGAACACATGACAACACACAtagcaatatggatgaatcttatAAACCTAATGTTGAgcaaaaaaagccagacacagaagaataTGTACTCAATGATTCCATTTACTTAAAATACAAAAGAGACAAAACTAATTTTCAGAACAGGGGTTACCATTCTTGGTCACAGTCACTGAAAGGGTACACAAGAGAGGCTTCTAGGGGGACTGGTGGTGTTTCCAGTCTTGATCTGGAGGCTGATTATGTGGGTGTCTTCATTTTGTTCACATTCATCAAGATGTACACTTAAGATACGtctatttttctgtatgtatatgaTACTTAAACAAAACCTTTTGAAAACCTGCCTACTAAGGATACTTTCTTATACGTGGCTTTTACCAGTAGAGTTACATGTGTACCAAAAgtcattttttccttcagatttatTCCAGTTCTACTTGTTGTAAGCCACCAAAATAGGAATGCAGAAAAACTTTTGCAAAATATATTACAGACCAATAATTAGAATATAGAATATGTAAAGCACCCATCAGAAGCAATAGTAAAaggacaaacaaaagaaaaacggGTAAAGGATATCAAAAGGTAATTCATAGAAGAGGAAATATGTATGGccagaaaacataaaaagatgctcatctCATGAAATACTCTGGGAAAAGAAGATTCAAATACTAGAGAGATACTCATTTTCACCCATTAGACtggtaaaaagaaatctaaaaatactTATTTGTAAGAATGTGAGGGAAGTGGGGACTTTTCTACAGTTGATACATGTGTAAATTTGTGCAGTTACTGTGGCAAGCTATTTTGCAATGTCTGGAGAGGTTGAAGATGCACATAATCTGTCAtttagcaatttcacttctagggaACATGTTTATAGAATAATAGGAAGCTATAAAAAGACTATtaattgcagcattgtttataatagaaaaaaagcaacttaaatgtccacaaGAATGGAAATGCATAAGTAAACTATTCATATAATGGACTACTATATATCAATTAAAATGGATGTACATATGTTGCAGTATGAACATGGATAAATCTAAAAAACCATAATGTTGggtgaaaaaaatcaagttgtaGATAATTACACACAATGTGATATAATTTATTGTGATGCAAAAATCACGAGAAAATCATTCATTTAACAGATCTTCATTTTGTGCACAATTCTAGGTACTTGgaatcagtgaacaaaacagagagctTTGCCTTCATGGACTTTACATTCCATGGGGGAAGACTGAAATAAAGCAATAAGCATAGCAAGTAAATAAGTTGTATAGTGTGTTAGTGATGAAAGCAGAGCAAGGTAAGGCAGGTAGGACAGGGATGGGCAGGTTGCAGTATTAAATAGCATAGTTTAGGTGGGCCTCAATGAAATGAGCCTTGAAGGAGGTGAAAGAGTTTAAATAAATGGATAACTTGGAAAAGAGCTCTCCTTGCACAGGGACATTACAAAGGCCCTATGGCAACAGTGAGCCTAGCTTGTCTGATGAACAGTAAGGAGAATACAGACTGGACAGAGTGAGTGAGGAAGAGAGCAGGTAGGGAGGTGAGAGGTATAGTGGAAAGATGGAAAATGTAGGGCTTTTGTAGGGACTTTGGCTCTCACTCTAAGTGGAACTGGGTATCTTTTCaggattttaagcagagaagtacaagaatttgatttatatttttaaatgatcacttaatttttttgtgtAGAGAGTGTACCATAGAGGATCAGGGATAAAAACAGAGAGATCTGTTAGAAAGCTATTTCAGTTATCAGATGAGAGATAATGGTGGATTAGATCTTATATGTAGCAATGGGTATGGTGAGAAGTGGTTGGATTTTGAATACATTCTGAGGTTGAATCAAAATGATTTCTTGATAGATTGAATGTGCagtgggagagaaagggaagaactCAAGATAATGTCAGGATTTTGGCCCTGAGCATATGAACTGATAGAACTGCCATCAATTGAGGTGGGAATGGCCATAAGAGAAGcaggtttgggggaaaaaattaggAAGTCAATCTGGGACATTTTGAGTTTGAGATGTCCATTAGACATCTGAGAAGAGGTGCTGAGTAGGCAATTGGATATATTAGACTGCAGTTTGGGATACAGATCTGATCTGCAGACATGAATTTAGGAGTTGTCAGTATAGAAATGGTTTTACAGCATTGGACTGGAAGAGATAACCAAGGGAGTGTAGAAATGAGAACAAGGACTGAGCCCAGGGGCACTCCCATTTTAAGAggtctgggaggagaggaggagccagTAATAGGGACTGAGAAGGAGCAGTGAGTGAGGTCAGAGGAAACCAGGAGAGTGTGGGAtcctggaagccaagtgaagaaaatGAACTGAGCAGGAGGGGCTCATTGGCTGTGCCAGTGCTGCTGATAGGTCAAGTAAGACAAGTACTAAGAACTGACCACTGGATTGAGCAATGTGGAATTTATTCATGACCTTGACAAGAGCAATTTCAGTGGAGCAGTGGAGGTGGGGCGCTGATGGGAATGTATTCAAATGAGAATAGGAGGAGAAAATTTGGAAACAGTGAATAAGACAAATATTACAAAAGGGTGAAGTAGTCCAAGTGGATGTCTGAGGGATGAATGTTCATGAAAGTGGAACAGATATTAAAAAGGCCCTTGGAAGCAGTGAGTGTGACTTGTCTGAGGAACAGGAAAGAGGCCATAGTTGGAGCAGAGTGAGTGAGGTGGAGAGCACACAGAGAGGGTAGGGGCTAGGAAAAGAAGGTTTTGTGAGGCTCCCTCTGGACACCAGATTGATGTAGGTAGAAGGCCTAAGGGAATGTGGTCTTAGACCAGGAACCCTGATTCAAACAATGTCTTCAAATATTCATGTTCAAATATTACACATGGTGATGTAGATTACATAtatctgtaaaagagatttgcTTCAAAGGGGAGTAAAGAAATGGGATGATAGCAAGTGTGGAAAGTGGAATTAAGAGAATATATATAGAATAATCCATATATAATGATGAGAATGTATTTATATGAAGATAAGAAACAACAGCATGAAGGTATCCTGACAGAAACAACGTGGTAGAGAGCACAACATCGATGATGTTGGAGATAAGCGGGCGAGAGATGGTAGAGAGAGATTGTGAGAGAAAATGATCTATAGATCTTCCTCAATTTACGATAGGATTACATCTGGATAAacccattgtaagttgaaaatattgtaagtcaaaaatgcattaaATACACCTAACCTATCAAACATCATAGTTTAGCCTAGCCTGCCTTAAACGTGCTCAAACACTTACATTAATTAGCCTACAGTTaagcaaaatcatctaacacaaaactTGTTTTATAACACAGTGTTTAATATCTCATGTCATTTATTGAATGCTGTACTGAAAGTGAGAAACAGAATGTTCGAATAGGTACAGAATGATTGGAAGTGTGTTGGTATCAGTCGTTCACCCCGTGATCacgtggctgactgggagctgcggCTCTCTGCTGCTGTCCAGCATCACGAGAGAGTGTCATACCACATACCGCTAGCCCGCAGagagatcaaaattcaaaagtttGTGGTTGTGTATTCCTCCAGTCAGGTTTACCTGTGTGGGTTCAGGTTCTTTGAAGTGTATTTGGACTTAGCTAGAGTTATGATTTTGCCAGGGAAGCAATACAAAGTGAGAGAGGGGCAGGAGAGTGGAGGGTATATGACAATGAGTGATTGTAAAGACTGAGCATGACATTTGAGctagggaaggaggaaagagaagacaatAAAGGAAAGAGAGATGGTGAAATCTGGTAAGACCAATGGTCTGGAGATTCTGGCGAGGCTCAAAGAGAGTGGGGACTGGGTACCAAAGGGAGTGATCTGGAAAAAGAGGAGAAGATAGTCATAGAAAGGGATGTTTGAAATTGAGATTATAGAGGGGTTGCCATAATTGCTATGACAAGGGCTATGATATGGCCATGAGAGTGAGTAGCTGAGTTGGGGTCGGGGTCAAGGTCAATGTCATGGAGGAGAAACGTTCAAGGAACTGAGGGAGCCAGTGTATCAGAATGATCATTCTTGAACTCACCAGGAATTAAGACAGGACTACTACCATTTGGAGTGACTTAGTTTCAGGAGCTAAAATCTTTGAGAAATAAAGGAGGGGAACAGTGAAGTTGGTAGATGATCACAATGAAGGCTAGTTGGTGACATAGCTGTCAGAAGCTGGAGGTTTTCAGGGATGTGGGAGAAGGATGTTCTATAGGCAGCAATGAGAAGCATGGAAAACATTTACTGGAACTTCAGGCTCTGTGGTACAATGGTTCTGGGAGAGAAAAATCATCTCTTCCTCTTGACTGGACTTCAGGAGACATAGAGTCCTCAGGGAAGAGCCTGGCTTCTGTTAGGACAAGACAATGAAGGGCACATTCAGAGAAGAGAGTGAGGATACAGAAGAATTATTAAGGTCAAATTGCATTTTAGGAGTAGGGAAGGGGTGTGAGAAGTAAACTAAAGAGAGAATGTGGTCATAGCCTTATGAAAATTAGAATGTAGGAGTTAGGGGTGTCATGGGGATCTTAGGGTTCTTGTGGTGACTGGCACAAATGGGGATAAACATAATTATTAGATAAGTTCTAAGGGATTTGAGGCAGATAGACTGAAGATAGACTTTGAAGTTTGGGCTagggagggggaggtgggtgtgGAGGACTTCCTGTCGACCCCAAGTGATGTGGAAATTCAGTCTCAGACCTGGAGCACTGGTCCACAAAATGCTCCATATTGCTCCTGGAAACAGATCACACCAATCTGTAATGATAGAAAAATGGGCTGAAAACTACATATCACATTCAGGACAGGAATAACTctggggaagtgggaggggaaTGGAAATGGAGTGAAGGTCAAGGAAATCTCAACTTTTCTGCAACGTTTTtattcctaaaaaaataaaagagcaaagtaAATATACCTAAATATTAACAACATCTAAATCTCAGTGGTGGAAACACTGGTGTTTGTTATATTTAATGCCTGGAATGTTGTAGGTACTCAATGAATATTCTTTGTTGAACAAGTATGCCTTTCTgttttaaaagttcctccagAAAACAAATACAACTCTGAAGTTAGCACAACATGCTAGAAGAGTATAGAAAAGGGATTGGGGAGAGGTGGGAAGGCCTGAGAAATCCTTGAGAGAGTGATTGCTGATCTATATGGATTTCTAGCACCATATGTGAGCCATATGGAGAATATGGGGTGCAGGCTAAAGACATAGCCCTATCTCCATTTTACCTCAACGCTCCATGGTTCTGGGTGAATATCCAGAAGATGACCTTGAAGATTTGTTCTTTCAGGTGGAGTCTCACTGGATCCTCACTTTTCTCTCCCAACATAGACACTGGGTGGTGCTGCTGTCCAAAAATTCCACTGTATCATGAATTTACTACTTCAATCTAAAGATGGGCATTTATCTAAGTGTCAACTGTAGGCCAAGCAAAGGGCTCAGGTTTGGAGATATAAAGATGAATAGCCTCTGTAGATTATCCTCTGATTACCTCAAACTGACTGTTATCATGTTCAGTGGCTGTAAAACTAGAAAATGTGACATTTACATAGGAGCGCACCACTGTCACAGAAATGCCCAGCTGTGGGGGTGAATGACCCCGAACCACCCATCCTCTCTATGAGCACCCCTCCTCCACGACCTGGCCGAGGATTAGAACAGACAACACTGAGCACCAAATCACTGGTGGTCACCGCGTACTTAGGTTCCTTTGGCTATAAAAAGCCGAGAGTATCTGATTACCGCGCCTTCAGCTTGGCTCTCGGAGCTTCAGACGTTCAAAGGTAACTGGGCAGGATATGCCTGTTTATTTCAGAGTCCCCTATTATCGTGGAGGAGTGATATACTTGGGAGGAAGAGAAGTGGGCCCTCAGGGCGAAAGTAGTGGGAGAGGCAGGGGAGGTAGGTCAGTGACTGGTCCCCGGGCAAATCCGAGAGGGCTTGGGTGGGGTCTGGGGAGGCGGATCTCGAATGATGTTATCAACACCCTGTTACAAGGGTGAGGTCCTGAGTATCCCGGAGAAGGTGGACTCAGGCTAGCAAGGTTAAAGCGGTGGGAGGGGCGAGGAGGCGGGTCTGGGATCCCTTGGCCAATGGGAGACGACTCGGGCGGGGTCTTCCACGCAACTTAACTTCAGGGTTCCGCGCGGGAAGGCTAACCTCGTCCTGCGTGCGGAGCAGTCTCAGCGCAGCCGTCGGCCTGTCCCTGGTCTTCAAGCCTTCGGGTGAGGACGCGCGGCCCCGCCGGAGCCAGAGGACTATGGGGACAGGCGGGCCCAGAGGCCGCGGGGCTGGGGTGTCGGGCCTTCTggaattggggggggggttgggacTGGCGATTGGAATCTGCACTCCTGGCGAGTCCGCGTCTTTGTCTTCGCAGCGCCGCCTTCTGCGCGCGATGCGCAGTCCTCCCGGGTGGGTGCCTGGAAGGTCCGAGTTGGGAGCCCCCAGAGCGACGGGTCCGTTGTGGCTGCAGGACCGAGGCTGCGAAGACGAGGAGTTTGGGGCCGCCCGGAACGGGCCCTCTGGGGctggccctcctccccctcccccactgtagCTGTTAGGCTGGGCGCCCGACAATGATGatagttatttaaaaatgtaagcaaaTTGCTGCTAACCAAGTGGCTGATGCGCCcatctcttttattatttatttgaagtCGCTGTTTCCCCGCCTCTGGAGATTGGCGGCTGATCGCTCATCACAGGAGGGTCTTAGGGTAACCTCGACGGGAAGGAGGCATATTCGCGACGTCTGGCTGCTTGGGGGCCTCTTTATTCTAGTCTGGGCACTAGATGTCTTACCCCAccagggtgggtggggccaggtccgCTTTCCGGTCTCAGGGGTCTCCTGTTGTCTCTTCTGGACAAATCGGGAATGATCACTGGGCACCTCATCTCCCAGCCTCGCCCTTTGAGGATAAAGCgttgtgaaataaaaattatctctaTTTGGTTTATCCCCTTCTGCTGAAGTGCTGAGTCTGATCATAATTAGCTGGCCCTTCTTACAATGTTTACAAACCAGTGCTACAGGGAGCTACTGAGAAGTGTAATTAGTTACGACGAGATTAAATCCCCTCCTTCTCTTATTGCAGCTCCTTAATCTACTGTCTTTGGGCAGATGAAATGAATACAGAGTGAAGGTGCTCAAATAGTGCTTTTTCCTGTTACAAATTCATTAGCTGGTTAAATCCAGTCTTTACGTCTCCTTTTACTTCTATATGCTCTTGTGCTTCTGTCACCTACATTTGACCTTCAGTGTGATTTTTAAGAGTCAGACATATTGACTCTGGGTTTTAGAGCATCTTGGTTTCTAGTGCATCCTGATTCAGTGGCTATCGGAAATGGGGTACTTATGTGGAATTCAAAGCATTTTGATAAAAtcgtgactttttaaaatgtgtgctgTTTTCTTGTTGAAAATCAGCAGATAAAATACACATTGATATTAAATGTGAGAATTTTTGGCTGTGATCCATTAGTATGATAATAGTTCTGTCAGttgggtttaaaatttttttcagtgtttcttttagTCAAGATGAGTGATAAGCCAGATTTGTCTGAAGTGGAGAAGTTTGACAGGTCAAAACTGAAGAAAactaatactgaagaaaaaaataccctCCCCTCAAAGGAAAGTAAGTCATGGAGTGGGGGTTTCtagtggagaaaaggaaaggtgAACATTCATATGTTCAGTAAATAAACTCTTCTAGTAAATTTTGCCACAAAGTAAGCGATAATTATGTAGCCACTGAATTTAATGAACAGTTAAAAAtatcaatcatctttttttcttttttttgttttttaatttaatttaatttaattcatttcaaATAGTCATCATCTTACTTGGGTTATGTAAGTGGTTCTTACACGATAGACACAAGCAGTGATGAGGGGATGAAAAACTATTTGCTTGATGGAAAATCACTAAAAAATCACATTACGACCAATTTTGGAATATTAGACTTAGCATTAGAAAAACCTTAGTTTTGTCCATTTTATGGTTACTTGGAATTTTCTGCATCTAGCAATTTGGGCCCATGATCTCATTCCTGAAGAACCACACAAAATCTGCAGATTTGGCTTTCTGCACTTGGGGCTCCCAGACTCAAGGGATCAGTTTCGTCTTTGAGAGTTACAGCCTGATGGGGAAACTCCCAAGCATATTCACAAAACCGaggggcacttttttttttatcatgttgGTGTTATTTGAGAGTTCCTAATTTAGTCACAATTGTCTGAAAGGGTATAACTTCCTAATTATATAGTGATAGATAAATCTGAGGAAAATGCTTCACTTGCTCTTCAGTCTCAGAATATTCTATGGAAAAAATGGCAACAACCTAACTCTAagtctgaaaaggaaaataagacacAGTTGATGTAGATTCTAGTGAATGTTCTGGtggttaacacacacacacacacacacacacacacacacacgaggatTTATGGTTAGAGCCTTGGCATTCTAAATTTAAAGCAGGTATGGTAGCCTTCAATGACTTGGCAAAGAGTGGCAAAGAGCTCTTTTGGAAGAAACTGAACTTAATCTTATGAAAATACCATTTTAATGATTGtttatgtttggttttttttcccagctATCCAGCAGGAGaaagagtgtgttcagacatcaTAAAATGGGGATCTCCTCCCAAGAACAAATTTCAACATTGCCTGAATGTCTTGGTTTTAGGCTTGTTTTTTGTAAACCTATGTGTTTGTAGAGATTTTAGGCAtcttctgatgttttctcatccataatCCCTGGCTAAGAGGTCAGAGATAACCAATGTTCccttactttcatttttaaactttccatttttgAACATTCCAGCTGGCTGATGCTGTCAGTAATCTCACCACTGATGACCTTTGTGTGTGTAGTCCTTGCATCCCTAAAGGATAAGTCACTTGTAACTTTCTACACCGGATGTCTCTAGTGTTCCATAACCTTCATGAAGTGACATGCATTTGCAGCTTCtcacagtttattttcatttctaatgtagcaataaaataataaacataatcaTTTTGGACTCCTGCGGTGGTCCATTCTTGGTGGTCTTCTAGGGACTGAAAGTACACAAGGCTACTCTTTTCAGCCAAACAAAATGGTTGAAGGAAAGCCACTTTATCAGATTAGTCACATGGAAAAGGCTCCTCTCTGTCCAGGTCCAGTGGGTCCTGACTTGCTTTTTTTCCATAGTTGGAATCATAGAATTTGAGAACCTTGGGAGGGGAGGTAATGTGGACTAGTCCCCTTATCTTGGAGttgaggaaatgaaaacaatgtgGTCTGAAGTGATCTTTTAAGGTGAGTAAGGATTGGGATTTAAACTGGGTTCCCTTGTTTTCTGAAAAGTGTTTTTCAACTTAACGAGAGGAGACAGACACCCACTGTTGGGGTTGAATCGGGAAGGGGGCAGGAAGCACTTGCTAACACCCAATGTGCTAAGCACATTACGTCATCTATCGAGCATAAACTCAGATACCTAATGCCAGCTAATGACCTGCAGCACTGAACCTTTTGTCTGGTTCTTCTGAACAGAATCCACTGTCTTATGAACCAAGCATTTTTGATGTTTGTGGTAAGCACAAGGCATACGTATAAATGGGAGTGTCCCAATCCCTGCCTCTatacaatattttattactttcgatttataaaaaaatcaatcactTATAATCCCACCAATTAGAAGTGTTGGCATTTGGGTGTATAACCTTCTAGACTGTGGTCTATTAATATCCAAgtatacctcagagatattgtgggtttggttccagaccactgcaataaagcgaaTAGTGAAATAAAGTGGgtcacaaattttttggtttcccaatgcatgtaaaagttacatttacactacacagttgacccttgaatgacACAGATTTTAACTGCATGGGTCCAATTTTGTGcagattttttcaataaatatattggaaaaattttttgagatttgCCATAACTTGAAAAAACACAGATAAACCAAGTAGCTTAGAAATatcaataaattaagaaaaagatttGCTATGAATGTATAAAATATGTAGGTGTAGCGTAGAAAATGTGTTAATCAACTGTTTATGTGATTGGCAAGGTTTCCAGTAAACAGTAGGCTACTGGGAGTTAAGTTTTAGGGGAGTCAATAGTTATACGTGGATTTCAGACTGTGCAGGGGGTCAGCATCCCTAactcctgcattgttcaaggtCATCtgtactgtagtctgttaagtgtgcagtagcattatgtctaaaaaatgtacataccctaatttaaaaacatcttattggcccctctctctccctcttcagagagggcccacattctgtctatggagtgtgtacctacttttaatctgagcacccaacccccacagcttgtggcctttctcttgcctttcaatgtatccctttgaataaatctacctttgctcaaaaaaaaaaaccccaccttattgctaaaaaaatgctacctattatctgagccttcagtgagttaaTCTTTTTGCTGGCAGAGGGTTTGAAATATtataagaattaccaaaatgtgacacagagacacaaaatgatcatatgctgttggaaaaatggagcTGATAAACTTGCTccacacagggttgccacaaactttcaatttgtgaaaaacaaacaaacaaaaaccccaaagcaCACtgtctgcaaagtgcaataaagcaaagtacaataaaatgaggtatgtctGTACATATCTTTTCCCACAAAAAGGGAATTATGCTGTTCGGACCTATTTGAAATGTCGAGTATCATGTTACCATCCCTTTCTTACCCTCCACAGGAGGTGGAGGCTGTTTTCTTTGCTACAGCATAAACTTCCACAAGCAAAACAGTAGGTGTGAGGTGACAAAAAAATCACAGGTCAGTGTAACCAGAGGATTAGAGACTTAAAAGTAACCATGTTGGCCACCAAGACCTAACTCTTGCTTGAAACAATTGTCCAGTTGAGTTATTCAGTCCCTTGCAGAGACCTGCTGTGTATACTGTGCCCAAGCCTTACTCCCTGTAACTTCTATCCCATAGTCCTAGGACTGTATGCTGGAGACACACACAGCATGGGTGATCCCTGCTCCAGTATTTGAAGACAGCTGCTGTGTACCTGCTCCCGTACCTCCACGACTTCTTATGACACTTCTCAGATCCTTTGGACCCAAGTTACATGCATGGAGAACCATCCTGGTGCTGATGTGCTCAAATTTTCTCATTATCAGATCTCTTTGGATCCTGATTCTTTCCTACAACACATTCGCTCTCCTTCCAGTATTGCCATTTGGAAATTTGAGAAAGATTCTGTACATCCACGATAAATTCAACAACCCCTGCATTTGTGCACTAATCCAGCACAAGATTAGGCCCATTGCAAAGGGCCTAAAGGGAAGCATGAACATCTTTAGATGAGCCAGTGTGGACAATAACTGCCATTGTTCAGTTGCATCTAGTAACCATTCTTTTCATTAATGTACTGATTCTACCCTCGGCAGTGTAAGTGCTAAACTGAGTGGGAGCAGATGAGAGGTACATGGCAGGAGATGAAAGCTGTTAAGTGAATACTCataagatgagaaaactgattgCCCACCTGGAGTAGTTTGATCCTGCCtttcttaaatatataatatgaggATCTTCTTCTAGTCACTAGAATCACTTGCCTGTCCAAGGGggagaatttttttcccaataactCCACTATAAGCATTGAGATTTAAGTCCTGAGTCAATTTATTAATTGCGACTCTGGAGGGATAATGTCATCGAGATTGCAACATATGTCACTCCTGACTTCATTCCCGCTCATAAGAAGACCCACTAGCAATTATCCATAGACAAGACACCACTGTAAAAATTCCAGAACCCAGGGGTGAGGTTGAAACCTCACTTGCACCACAGAGACCAAGAAGGACTGCATATTAGAAGGATATAAGGAGCAGTTACACTCTGATCACGCCGCACATCCCTCAGGCTGGTAAAGCA
This Camelus bactrianus isolate YW-2024 breed Bactrian camel chromosome X, ASM4877302v1, whole genome shotgun sequence DNA region includes the following protein-coding sequences:
- the LOC105075856 gene encoding thymosin beta-15A — encoded protein: MSDKPDLSEVEKFDRSKLKKTNTEEKNTLPSKETIQQEKECVQTS